The Ptiloglossa arizonensis isolate GNS036 chromosome 2, iyPtiAriz1_principal, whole genome shotgun sequence sequence TTGTCCGAAATGTTCGAATCGTTTGCGAACTCCACGTCGATGATCTTCCCCGCGCTTCGTCGTTTACGACTAGTTTAATTTATACGAGCGATCGGAACTTGTCAAACGTTCCACCGGACGATTGTTTTTTCGAATTGCACGCATCTCTGTTAGTTACTTCATCTTCCAATATTCTCGACAGCTGTACAACGATCCGTTAGAAGCGAACGTTAAGCAAACGAAATTTAATCGAGAAACGGGTTCGTAGGAACCAAAGGGTTTCGTcttaaattattaaatgtttAAGCTTCCAATTGAATAAAATGCACTTCTTAACGCACGTGCTTCCTGCTTTCGCGTACACGCTAGAACGGTGTTCGCGGCGTTGAACAACACGATTTAACGACAGAGATTCGATAACTGTCGAAGCGCGAATTGAAATACGACTGCTGGTCGATATAATCATATCCAAAGAAGACTGCATTTCCATACCTCGTCGAATAAATACGTCCCTTTTGTATTTATGTATAAAGCAGAGCATTCCATTACATTAGTTAGTTATCGTTTATCGCGCAAATGTACGCGTACAAGTTCAGTTTGTATCGCGTTCTATActtcttattatttttcaagagtTGACTAGTTTTAGCGAAGACGCATACCGTGAACGTAACTGTTATCGTGCCATCGTTATTTTCTTGTAcctaatatatatacacacacacaataAATCCATCAAAAGAACAGTTATTTGGTAATTGCACAAATTGGACACAAGGAACTGTATAGTGACGAGAAGTTACCTCGTTTATTAAATTGGTACAGGTATAAGATATCCTACTTCTTAAAAATCTCTCTTACGtaagataaatttgttctcgggcgttaaaaaaaagaaggtactgtaaaatataaaatcacaAGTTTAATTCGTCGACGCAAAACGCGCCAGTGTTGCTCGGCGAGGATTTACGAGCGAAGATTTCTTCGCCCTCTCCGCTTTCTCCTAACAAATTCAAGTTATTGATATCCGTAGCATAAGACCGAAGTATTAAATTACCTTCCGACATCGTCGCCATGGAATTACCCGTGTCTGGTacttttccactttcggatgttAAAAGATTTTCTGGAACAGTAGCACGCAAAGACGTTAAAATCCAATGCTGCGAGAAAAGAACGAACATTAATCCTATCTACAAGAAACTAACCGGTTTCTCGTGTTTCTTTCGTCATATTCGTATCTTCCCCGAGTATCTCCAATTTCGCTAACTTCACGCTATCTAAAAACTCCTTGTCGGACACGAAAATCCTTCTCGCGTTTTGCATTTTATGAATGACTTTTACGAGTTTAGGCAGCTCTTTCggcaaacaaaatttcttcaAGTGTCTCGTTTCCTTGGGTACATCGTTCAGTGTGCAGTATGGCAATTGCACAACGTAATACTTCTTTCctttatgaaattgattttctttgACTAATCGTAAAAAATGATCATTGTTATTTTGATAAATGAACGACACGGCATGCTTTTTAGGCGGTGGAGAAGTTGCAACAAGAACGACGTCTGCGCTTCGAAAAGCACCGTTGCACCAATCTTCGGTATCCTGCGTCAATGCAAAGTTGTGATATTAAAATCTTCGCGAAGGCAGCTGCCGGTAGATATAAATAGTTGTTGCTTCTCTTACTAACTTTCGTTGTGGTATCCGTGACATTGACCATCACGGAAATGTTAgaatttctcaaatatttgGCTAGTTCTAGCATCGCGTTGATATGTGTCAAACGCGTAGGTGAATAAACTAACAAACAGTTAGTTTTTCTTCTCCCCTTTAATCCTCCTAAAATGATACGTGCATGCGAtgcaagaatataaatataatagaaaaaaaaacgtctTCTAGAAACCTATATTACAACATTACCCTTTCTGTACCACTTGTAAAGAAGATAAAGCACGCACAGTATCGCTGGTGGTATCCATACAGTGCTGATAATCATAATGAGGAGACGATGGGATGGTTCttctataaaataaaaagcTTGACGAGTAATGCAACGTTCAACGAATTTATGACATTTAAACGAAAAAACTTAATGTACGCCTATatagttaattttatttcacttacGTATAATGATAAAAGGTGTGGTACTATTCGCGCATCCATTTTCCCCACAGTCTGGATGTATGGCGGAGACTTTGAAGTAAAACACACCCGTATGCCCTGTGAAGTCGTACGAAACATTTTGTTCGCACGTTGTTGAGAAAACATTTGTATCAGTGTTGTTGTTTATCAACCAAATTCTATACTTTGTTACGTTATATATTTCTGGCAGTGATTGAACGTGTAACGACTGAAGAGGCGCGTGGGATACATCTATATATACAAAGGGTGTGTATTCTTTTATGCTTACACTTTCTCCTGCAAAgcaaaaaatttcattcgaacgaaCAATACCAATCCTCTGGCAAAAAGCTTCTATTCCAAACTCAGCCTTTAGCACTCACCGATAAATTTATGCACAGgtacattgaaaatatattgtttGCTATAGTTATATGTTTTCCCTATAACCAAATAATCCAACCGATATGGTACAGATTCGTAAGAATCGTCGGAGAACGGGCAGGAGACGTATAATTCCTTTGGGGCAGGATGTGTTTTGTTCCCCGAAAGTTCTACGTGTCTACAAGTCAACTGACTTTCGTTCAGTAAATTTCGATACTGTATAGCTAATCCTATTTTGTCGTAGAAAATTACATGTAGTATCGAGTTGCAGCCATATAGGATAATTATTCTGTTCTAAATtcttactgtgaaaatttgcatTGGTAATGCTTAAATTGAACGCAGTGACTTTGACTTGAGATTTCTCAAATACGTAAGCACGTAGATTAAATTTGGCTGTGTCGTCTACCGGTGCTCTGTGACTCGAGCCTTCGAAGGTAAGATTAGCGCAATCTAGCGAAATAAAGAAGTTATTACCTGCTACGATCCTTATACTTTAGGCATAAATGATTTTTTATACGAATTCCACATAGTCGATGCTCAGtcgtatttaataataattctgtACCTCTACCCCTATGAACTTTTGTGAGTAGACACTGGAAACCGGATATAGGAGCTAAATTCGTCTGTAAAAATGAACAAAGTGCTTAAAGAAAAATACCAAGCCCGATTAAAgtcaaaatttatacaaatcgtCGAATTCTAGATGAGAACATATAATCTTTTAT is a genomic window containing:
- the LOC143155222 gene encoding uncharacterized protein LOC143155222, which produces MQHKYVHVYKVYVRLLSLTRNYNLTMWSIVNLAILLCYFGRSVAASYCYPDYCQNSTNLAPISGFQCLLTKVHRGRDCANLTFEGSSHRAPVDDTAKFNLRAYVFEKSQVKVTAFNLSITNANFHRLAIQYRNLLNESQLTCRHVELSGNKTHPAPKELYVSCPFSDDSYESVPYRLDYLVIGKTYNYSKQYIFNVPVHKFIGESVSIKEYTPFVYIDVSHAPLQSLHVQSLPEIYNVTKYRIWLINNNTDTNVFSTTCEQNVSYDFTGHTGVFYFKVSAIHPDCGENGCANSTTPFIIIQEPSHRLLIMIISTVWIPPAILCVLYLLYKWYRKGGLKGRRKTNCLLVYSPTRLTHINAMLELAKYLRNSNISVMVNVTDTTTKDTEDWCNGAFRSADVVLVATSPPPKKHAVSFIYQNNNDHFLRLVKENQFHKGKKYYVVQLPYCTLNDVPKETRHLKKFCLPKELPKLVKVIHKMQNARRIFVSDKEFLDSVKLAKLEILGEDTNMTKETRETENLLTSESGKVPDTGNSMATMSEGNLILRSYATDINNLNLLGESGEGEEIFARKSSPSNTGAFCVDELNL